Part of the Planococcus plakortidis genome is shown below.
AGCATTTGGCGTCCGTACAATTGGCTGTAATCGTTCAGGAAAGAAAGCCCCGCATATGGACGACATGGTTTCTTTCGAAAAGGTATTGGACGTTCTTCCAGAAGCGGATATTGTTATCTCCGTATTGCCAAGCACAGCGGAAACCTATCACTTATTAAAGAAAGAGCATTTCCGGGCAATGAAAGAGGATACGATTTTCATGAATTTCGGCCGTGGAGACTTGGTAGAAGATCAAGTGATGCTCGAAGCGCTGAAAACAGGAGAGATTGGCCATGCAGTATTGGACGTTTTCGAAGAAGAGCCGCTGCCGGCAGACCATCCATATTGGAAGATGGACAACGTCATCATCTCACCGCATGTTTCTAGCCATTCCGGAAAATACGTCGAACGCGCATTGGATGTTTTCATCCCGAATTTACATGCTTGGATTAAAGGCGATACATCACCATCAAATCCAGTAGATATGAAAAGGGGGTACTAAAGGTGAAAATCTATACGAAAACAGGAGATAAAGGCACAACTTCACTCGTATACGGAAGCCGAGTCAAAAAAAATGACCCGCGCGTCGAAGCCTACGGAACTTGCGACGAAGCAAATACGATGATCGGTCTCGGCGTAGGGCACTTGAACGGAGAATTTTTCGAACAAAAAGAAGCGCTTTGTGAAGTTTTCCACCAAATCCAGACAGTGCTTTTCCATGTCGGTGCAGAATTGGCGACTCCATCAGGAAAAGAAGTGAAATGGAAACTCAAGACTGAACACATCACTCAACTGGAAGCATGGATCGATGAATATGACGCAGAACTGCAACCGCTCAGCAATTTCATCTTGCCCGGCGGCCATCCCGCAGGAGCGGCATTCCATGTAGCCCGGACGATCGTACGCCGCGCCGAGCGTAATGTCATCGCCATAGGGGAAGACATCTCGCCTAACGCCCTGGCGTATTTGAACCGGCTTTCCGATTTTCTCTTTGTTGCTGCGCGGTTCGTCAATCAGCAACTAGGTTCTACAGAAAAAGGGCTTCACGCAGAATAACGGGAAATTGCAAGCAGCAGGGAATGAAGCCCTGCTGCTTTTGGTTAACTCAATTAATAAAATATCCAGGGTAATAAACAGAAAATTAGCGTCCTATAGCGATTTCTTGACACACTGCGGTTTTTTTAGGTACACTAATTATAACGATTACAATGTAAGAATATATACGAAGTGAGGTGCCCAGCGATGTCTGAAGCCCAATTGAAAGACGCACTCGATACGCTAAAATCTACAGGCGTCAGAATTACTCCACAGCGTCATGCGATTTTGGAATTTATGATTCATTCTACATCGCATCCGACAGCAGATGATATCTATCGTGCGCTTGAAAAAGCCTTTCCGAATATGAGTGTAGCCACTGTTTATAATAACTTGCGCGTTTTTAAGAAAGCAGGCTTGGTAAAAGAATTGACCTACGGGGATTCCTCAAGTCGCTTTGATTTTGTCACACACGATCATTATCATATGATCTGCAATGAATGTGGAAAAATTGTTGACTTCCATTACCCTGGATTGGATGAAGTGGAACACTTGGCGTCCCATGTAACTGGCTTCCAAGTGGACTACCACCGCTTGGAAATTTACGGAACATGCCGCGATTGTTATAGTGAATCAGCTAAAGCACAATAAAAGAATGCCCGCCGATTCGGCGGGCATTCTTTTATTATAGCTGCGGCTTTTTCTTATTATATTCCTCATTGAATTCTTTCCCTTCAAGGGAAGGATCCATCGTCAGCGGTTCATTGCAATGCATGCAGATATCTACACGTCCAAGCATTTTTGTATGGCGCTCGCAATTTGGACATTGAACAGGAACTGTTTTCATCGAGAGCAAACCGATCCAAGCATAAACACCTGTGCTTCCGATGATAGCTATAACACCAAGTAGCATAAAGATGACCATCACGATCGGTTGGTTACGGAAATAGATACCGACATACATAATCACGATGCCGATGAATATCAATGCCAGAGCAAAGGTCCGAATGCGGTTAATTTTATTTTTATAAGATTTCATGAGCGGTTCCTCCTTGCGTCCATCATACTATATCATAAATGTCCGTAAAAAGGGTTAAGCTAATTTTGTTAAAGGAATATAAGAGAAATATGTCGAAATAAAGAAAAACGCCTTAGAATATTTGCATGCCTAGCGTATAGGAGGCATCATAAACATACTAGATAGTTTGCAGGGAGTGACGACGGATGGAACAAATATTGAGACCGCTATATCAAGAACGGGCGAGCCAGGAAACTACGCTCGGTGTCATCCTTATAGAGAAGAGAGAAGACATCAGCCCAATTACAGACACATTCGATTCAATCCTTCTGATCATTACAAAAGAAAATGAAACCCCGGTCTTTACGAAACATTACACGTATATGGATAAGAAGGCAGCCATGCACATCATCACGGAAAAGCAATTGCATAAATGGCTTCTCCTGGGGACAAACCGTAAGATTGTCGACTGGCTCTTTAATGGTCGTGTCATATATGATCGCAATGAATTTATGGAAAAACTTAAGACCGAATTAAAAGAATATCCCTTCTACGGCAGAAAAATAAAAATGGGATTGGAGTTTGCTAAACTAATCCGGCGTTATCTAGAAGGTAAAATGTTCTTCGAAGAAAAAAATTATTTGGATGCTTATCATCACATGGTGGAGTCACTTCATCATCTGGCTCGATTATCGGTTCTCGAGAATGGTCTTCCACCTGAAGTGACAGTGTGGTCACAAGTAAAAAAGATGGAGCCAGCCATCTATAAATTATACGAAGAGCTTATCTCTAGCGATGAGCCGATCGATAAACGCTTGG
Proteins encoded:
- a CDS encoding D-2-hydroxyacid dehydrogenase produces the protein MEVLFTFVPRENQQERLLAEFPEVNFRFLYKNKSFLPTADIVVTYGEDLTAEDIESAENLKWIMVASAGIEKMPHDAIEDKGIIVSNVKGIHKTPMAESVLAHLLALKRALPFIYRNQRNGEWNRKTKSSELAGSTAVLLGPGAIGSEIGRLLQAFGVRTIGCNRSGKKAPHMDDMVSFEKVLDVLPEADIVISVLPSTAETYHLLKKEHFRAMKEDTIFMNFGRGDLVEDQVMLEALKTGEIGHAVLDVFEEEPLPADHPYWKMDNVIISPHVSSHSGKYVERALDVFIPNLHAWIKGDTSPSNPVDMKRGY
- a CDS encoding cob(I)yrinic acid a,c-diamide adenosyltransferase, translating into MKIYTKTGDKGTTSLVYGSRVKKNDPRVEAYGTCDEANTMIGLGVGHLNGEFFEQKEALCEVFHQIQTVLFHVGAELATPSGKEVKWKLKTEHITQLEAWIDEYDAELQPLSNFILPGGHPAGAAFHVARTIVRRAERNVIAIGEDISPNALAYLNRLSDFLFVAARFVNQQLGSTEKGLHAE
- the perR gene encoding peroxide-responsive transcriptional repressor PerR, translated to MSEAQLKDALDTLKSTGVRITPQRHAILEFMIHSTSHPTADDIYRALEKAFPNMSVATVYNNLRVFKKAGLVKELTYGDSSSRFDFVTHDHYHMICNECGKIVDFHYPGLDEVEHLASHVTGFQVDYHRLEIYGTCRDCYSESAKAQ
- a CDS encoding YgzB family protein is translated as MKSYKNKINRIRTFALALIFIGIVIMYVGIYFRNQPIVMVIFMLLGVIAIIGSTGVYAWIGLLSMKTVPVQCPNCERHTKMLGRVDICMHCNEPLTMDPSLEGKEFNEEYNKKKPQL
- a CDS encoding nucleotidyltransferase-like protein — its product is MEQILRPLYQERASQETTLGVILIEKREDISPITDTFDSILLIITKENETPVFTKHYTYMDKKAAMHIITEKQLHKWLLLGTNRKIVDWLFNGRVIYDRNEFMEKLKTELKEYPFYGRKIKMGLEFAKLIRRYLEGKMFFEEKNYLDAYHHMVESLHHLARLSVLENGLPPEVTVWSQVKKMEPAIYKLYEELISSDEPIDKRLELLFLASEFFIHSRTQDGSQHIREVMEKQSSWTIQELHEQEELKNYSSNLEVLIEFLIEKDLVAINGVKTKSEGIFHRYYSVKR